AGGTAGCTATACTGTTCCAGTCGATATTTGAATAGGACGTTTTAGGTAGCTGTTTCAATCGTTCTAGCAGCCACTTCCTTTCAGAAACAGGAATGCTCAACATACTTCTGGCTGCTTCATCTGTTACTAATTTATTCCACTTATAGCGGCACTGTATACGGGATCTAGTTCCGCTCATGCGTTCACTGACGACAGTCCAATTGATCATATCTTTGAAGGTAGGATTATCGCTAATTCTCTTTCCCTTTGGACCCCTAGAATACATTTGATTGTATCTATCATTTTTGTTGGCAGCCTCCAATGCCTTCATCCTTTGATATTGGTGTGCCTCTTCAATCATTTCATTTACTACAGTAGTCaacaattcttcttcttctttcgACCATCTTTTAGAACCTCGCTTTGAACCACACTTCATATAGTTTCTCCAACGGTCCCTACAATCTTCAGGCATTCTGCCTAACAATTTGCCTACTTCGGTCCAATGACCCTCTTTTTCTAAACATAATCTTGCCAATTCTTGATCTTCCTCTGGCGTCCACTTCCCACGCTGTTCGaaaatatgatattttcttcttatatgtttatatattGAGGACCTTGTTCTATAAGGTAAAACTTTGCTGATATTTGCCCAAAACCCATCTCTAATGACTCCGTCTGTAGACCAAATTCTCTCGCACATTTGGCGTCTATCCAAGCCTCTTATTTTCATGTATTCTTCGATGAATTGGTCCAAAGCATTTTCCTCGCTGGGAGTGAACTTCTTACCGATGGATTTTGTGATAGCACCGTCAATTACTGACGCTTTCACAATATCGGATCGCAGTAATGCGGTATCTccattgttttcttctggtGCCAATATCAAGTCGTCTGATTTCACATCCTTTTCTGGTATCTTTGGAGTGCGCTTTATGTAGCTGCCGTCATTTGGTATCCCCTCTAAATCGGTATAAATTCTAACCAGCGTGCTGCTATTGTTATTAAAgttgttttctttatcatccTCATTAACTTCTAACGATTTACTTGGATGTTTAGCTAGGTATGCCTTTTCAGTATCAACATACTTATCAAAAGCTGTTTCAGCAATGAGATCATCAGGTAAAAATGCTGTTGTCGTTATGCCATCGTCCAGTGTAGTCAGCTGCGGATCTAGGaccatttttattttggcttttctttctttagagctttttcttttacgGTGCTTCTTCCTCTCTGATCTACTATTAGAAGATTTTTTATGACAGCTCCTCttatctttttctctcATTGAGCTGTTGTATGCGGCAGCAACAGCTGCTACAGCAACAGAATTTGGTTCGATATCATCCACTTTACGTAAATCTTTTGAACCCGATGTTTTCAAATACCAATCCATATCAGtgtcttcatcttcatgagacatttttgaaccatgctttctcttcttctgtttcttcaatttcttctttgtctttttaATATGATTCTTCAAGTCGACTCCCACATACCTTAGC
This is a stretch of genomic DNA from Saccharomyces cerevisiae S288C chromosome IV, complete sequence. It encodes these proteins:
- the NSI1 gene encoding Nsi1p (RNA polymerase I termination factor; binds to rDNA terminator element, required for efficient Pol I termination; required for rDNA silencing at NTS1; facilities association of Sir2p with NTS1, contributes to rDNA stability and cell longevity; interacts physically with Fob1p and RENT subunits, Sir2p and Net1p; may interact with ribosomes, based on co-purification experiments; Myb-like DNA-binding protein; NSI1 has a paralog, REB1, that arose from the whole genome duplication) — translated: MDSVSNLKSTNFQNNNDPKESVEEAVLRYVGVDLKNHIKKTKKKLKKQKKRKHGSKMSHEDEDTDMDWYLKTSGSKDLRKVDDIEPNSVAVAAVAAAYNSSMREKDKRSCHKKSSNSRSERKKHRKRKSSKERKAKIKMVLDPQLTTLDDGITTTAFLPDDLIAETAFDKYVDTEKAYLAKHPSKSLEVNEDDKENNFNNNSSTLVRIYTDLEGIPNDGSYIKRTPKIPEKDVKSDDLILAPEENNGDTALLRSDIVKASVIDGAITKSIGKKFTPSEENALDQFIEEYMKIRGLDRRQMCERIWSTDGVIRDGFWANISKVLPYRTRSSIYKHIRRKYHIFEQRGKWTPEEDQELARLCLEKEGHWTEVGKLLGRMPEDCRDRWRNYMKCGSKRGSKRWSKEEEELLTTVVNEMIEEAHQYQRMKALEAANKNDRYNQMYSRGPKGKRISDNPTFKDMINWTVVSERMSGTRSRIQCRYKWNKLVTDEAARSMLSIPVSERKWLLERLKQLPKTSYSNIDWNSIATYKPGYPRTGLELRLCYEQMREKIHDFKGRSTAEIIDSLLEQIN